Proteins from one Listeria innocua genomic window:
- a CDS encoding decarboxylating cobalt-precorrin-6B (C(15))-methyltransferase, which translates to MKDDVFIRGKVPMTKSEVRAISIDLLGLDNTSKKLLDVGAGTGSVGLQVAYNFPHIKVTAIERNKDAVDLIKQNQAKFGVENVAVIEAYAPIELSQEEKFDAIFIGGSGGNLTDIIDWSLVHLKLGGRLVLNFILLENALQAMNHLEKLPVSELTMKQIQVSNWHKLGAGHYFEPQNPTVIIGCKKLEE; encoded by the coding sequence ATGACAAAAAGCGAAGTGAGAGCAATAAGTATTGATTTACTCGGATTAGATAATACAAGTAAAAAACTGCTAGATGTTGGCGCTGGAACTGGAAGCGTTGGACTTCAAGTAGCTTATAATTTTCCACATATCAAAGTTACTGCAATTGAACGAAATAAAGATGCGGTGGACTTAATTAAACAAAACCAAGCCAAATTCGGCGTAGAAAATGTTGCAGTCATCGAAGCATATGCACCAATCGAATTATCTCAGGAAGAGAAATTTGATGCCATTTTTATTGGTGGTAGTGGTGGGAATTTAACCGATATTATCGACTGGTCGTTGGTTCATTTGAAACTAGGCGGTCGCTTGGTACTTAATTTTATTTTATTAGAAAATGCCTTACAAGCAATGAACCATTTAGAAAAATTACCAGTGAGTGAATTGACAATGAAGCAAATTCAAGTTTCAAATTGGCATAAACTCGGAGCTGGACATTATTTTGAACCACAGAACCCAACCGTCATTATTGGCTGTAAAAAACTAGAGGAGTGA
- a CDS encoding cobalt-precorrin-4 methyltransferase: MAEVHFVGAGPGDKELITLKGYQLLKNADVVIYAGSLVNPELLEYCKPDCEIHNSASMNLIEIIDCMEAGVTAGKEVVRLQTGDFSIYGSIREQVEEMKKRSIPFTCTPGVSSFLGAASSFGVEYTVPEVSQSVIITRMAGRTPVPSRESLRSYAAHQTSMVIFLSVQGIRKVVSELIKGGYKPETPAAVIYKATWAEEKKVTGTLQDIAEKVTEAGITKTALIMVGDFLGEEFYYSKLYDKDFKHEYR, encoded by the coding sequence ATGGCAGAAGTACATTTCGTCGGAGCAGGACCAGGAGATAAAGAATTAATCACACTAAAAGGATACCAATTATTAAAAAACGCCGATGTTGTTATATACGCTGGCTCACTTGTAAATCCGGAATTGCTAGAATACTGTAAACCGGACTGCGAAATCCATAATAGTGCCAGTATGAATTTAATAGAAATTATTGACTGTATGGAAGCGGGAGTAACAGCTGGAAAAGAAGTTGTTCGTCTGCAAACAGGAGACTTCTCTATTTACGGCTCGATCCGTGAACAAGTGGAGGAAATGAAAAAACGTTCGATTCCATTTACATGTACGCCAGGTGTAAGTTCATTTCTTGGCGCGGCTAGCAGTTTTGGTGTTGAATATACGGTTCCCGAAGTTAGCCAGAGTGTGATTATTACTCGAATGGCTGGAAGAACGCCGGTACCGTCACGTGAGTCACTCAGATCTTACGCAGCGCACCAAACGTCCATGGTTATTTTCTTATCTGTTCAAGGTATCAGAAAAGTAGTCTCAGAACTTATCAAAGGTGGCTATAAACCAGAAACCCCAGCAGCTGTTATTTATAAAGCAACTTGGGCAGAAGAGAAAAAAGTAACTGGTACGCTTCAAGACATCGCTGAAAAAGTGACAGAAGCAGGAATTACTAAAACGGCCCTAATAATGGTTGGTGATTTTCTCGGCGAAGAATTTTATTATTCTAAACTATATGATAAGGATTTCAAACATGAATACAGATAA
- the cbiG gene encoding cobalt-precorrin 5A hydrolase, whose protein sequence is MNTDKIAIIAVTERGRDLAISLTKTLPGTVFVPEKHQNEQTAVLTPNFGTAMREMFTTHQALICIMATGIAVRTLAPVIQDKLSDPAVIVMDEYGQFIISLLSGHVGGANELTEQIAAITGGAAVITTATDRANVAAIDNIAKEIDGYLPDFKATTKRINGLLAAGKEVSLHVDEPFEVDSRGFTNKEISPQIFISTKYNLPDTKIERIQLVPRKFVLGIGCRKGVSAETMEEVFTHFCEQENIHPRAFREIHSITLKAEEPAILQLAKKWNIHFIVHSAEELQTVAEKYPTSEFVLKTVKVGNVALSSADIGSNGNVITKRFAENGVTFAAGKLIKNNEVAK, encoded by the coding sequence ATGAATACAGATAAAATTGCCATTATCGCAGTTACTGAACGAGGGCGCGATTTAGCAATTTCATTAACAAAAACATTACCAGGAACGGTCTTTGTCCCAGAAAAGCACCAGAATGAACAGACTGCAGTTTTAACGCCTAATTTTGGTACAGCAATGCGTGAAATGTTCACGACGCATCAGGCATTAATTTGTATTATGGCAACAGGTATTGCGGTGCGGACGCTTGCTCCAGTCATTCAAGATAAACTATCGGATCCGGCAGTAATTGTAATGGATGAATATGGTCAGTTTATTATTAGTTTACTCTCAGGACATGTTGGAGGAGCAAATGAGTTAACGGAGCAAATTGCTGCAATTACTGGTGGTGCCGCAGTAATTACAACCGCTACTGATCGTGCAAATGTGGCAGCAATTGATAATATCGCCAAAGAAATCGACGGATATTTACCCGATTTTAAAGCGACGACTAAACGCATTAATGGCTTGCTCGCTGCTGGAAAAGAAGTCAGTTTGCACGTAGATGAGCCATTTGAAGTAGATTCACGAGGTTTTACAAACAAAGAAATTAGTCCACAAATTTTCATTTCGACCAAATACAATTTACCAGATACAAAAATAGAAAGAATTCAGCTAGTACCAAGGAAGTTCGTGCTTGGTATTGGATGTCGAAAAGGCGTTTCAGCGGAAACAATGGAGGAAGTTTTCACCCATTTTTGTGAACAAGAAAACATACATCCGCGCGCTTTTCGTGAAATCCATAGCATTACATTGAAAGCAGAAGAACCAGCCATTTTGCAATTAGCGAAAAAGTGGAACATTCATTTTATTGTTCATTCCGCAGAAGAATTACAAACGGTAGCTGAAAAATATCCAACGTCAGAATTTGTTCTAAAAACCGTAAAAGTTGGAAATGTCGCTTTATCATCAGCAGATATTGGTAGTAATGGAAACGTCATTACGAAACGATTTGCCGAAAATGGCGTGACATTCGCAGCAGGAAAACTAATTAAAAATAATGAGGTGGCAAAATGA
- the cobJ gene encoding precorrin-3B C(17)-methyltransferase, with product MIYVIGIGPGDKRLMTGEALEAIADADVIVGYVTYIKLIKELIKDKEVVKTGMRREIDRCQEAVNIALTGKKVAVVSSGDAGIYGMAGLVLELAEKSNPELEVKVIPGITASIGAAAVLGAPIMHDFCHISLSDLMTPWEVIEKRLTHAAMADFVVCFYNPRSKGRANHLANAFQKMMEHKSPKTVVGIVKDVGRKEERKIITTMEDIDYELVDMTTMVIVGNKETYVKNGKMITPRGYSL from the coding sequence ATGATTTATGTAATCGGAATTGGCCCAGGAGATAAACGATTAATGACAGGTGAAGCACTAGAAGCAATAGCGGACGCAGATGTAATCGTTGGCTATGTAACATATATCAAACTAATCAAAGAATTAATTAAAGATAAAGAAGTAGTGAAAACGGGGATGCGCCGTGAAATCGATCGCTGCCAGGAAGCTGTAAATATCGCATTAACAGGAAAAAAAGTAGCCGTCGTTTCAAGCGGAGATGCTGGTATATACGGAATGGCTGGATTGGTTTTAGAACTAGCCGAAAAAAGCAACCCAGAGCTAGAAGTTAAAGTAATCCCAGGAATTACAGCTAGTATAGGGGCAGCAGCCGTTCTCGGGGCGCCAATTATGCACGATTTTTGCCATATTAGCTTAAGTGATTTAATGACACCATGGGAAGTAATCGAAAAACGTTTAACACATGCTGCGATGGCCGATTTCGTTGTCTGTTTTTACAACCCGAGAAGTAAAGGTCGCGCCAATCATTTAGCCAATGCTTTTCAAAAGATGATGGAACACAAATCACCAAAGACTGTCGTTGGAATTGTTAAAGATGTCGGTCGAAAAGAAGAACGAAAAATCATTACGACAATGGAAGATATTGACTATGAGTTAGTGGATATGACAACGATGGTTATTGTCGGTAACAAAGAAACATACGTAAAAAACGGCAAAATGATTACACCTAGAGGATACTCTTTATGA
- the cobK gene encoding precorrin-6A reductase, whose product MIFVLGGTSDSLLISDWLTETKRPFILSVATDYGETLAKQHAEKVFCGRLAKEAMLAKWQLEQIKLVIDATHPFATIVSETAMEACKEAGIPYIRFERTSEQTDNTYLVDDINEACKVAAKLGQRIFLTTGSKNLPEFVAGLKQQHIIARILPVSDVIRSAEELGLVADQIIGMKGPFTKEANRTQLEMTQADVLITKESGKQGGFQEKLTAAAELNIPVIVIRRKKLNYPIEINHLTELPEILTQLEVY is encoded by the coding sequence ATGATTTTTGTGCTTGGAGGAACTTCTGATAGCTTGTTAATTAGTGACTGGCTAACGGAAACAAAACGACCATTTATTCTTTCAGTAGCAACAGATTACGGTGAAACTTTAGCTAAGCAACATGCAGAAAAAGTATTTTGCGGTCGATTAGCCAAAGAAGCAATGCTCGCAAAATGGCAGTTAGAGCAAATCAAGCTTGTTATTGATGCCACTCATCCCTTTGCAACCATCGTTTCTGAAACGGCCATGGAAGCATGCAAAGAAGCGGGCATTCCATACATCCGCTTTGAGCGAACAAGCGAACAAACCGATAATACTTATTTAGTAGATGATATTAACGAAGCATGTAAAGTTGCTGCAAAACTTGGTCAACGAATTTTTCTTACAACAGGTAGTAAAAATTTACCTGAATTTGTGGCAGGGCTGAAACAACAACATATTATCGCTCGTATTTTGCCAGTGTCTGATGTGATTCGTTCAGCAGAAGAACTTGGGCTCGTTGCCGACCAAATAATTGGCATGAAAGGTCCGTTCACTAAAGAAGCCAACCGCACACAGCTAGAAATGACACAAGCGGACGTATTAATTACTAAAGAAAGTGGAAAACAAGGCGGATTTCAAGAAAAACTCACGGCAGCAGCAGAATTAAATATTCCTGTTATCGTTATTCGCCGAAAAAAATTAAATTATCCAATCGAAATAAATCATTTAACCGAACTACCAGAAATTTTAACTCAATTGGAGGTCTACTAA
- the cobA gene encoding uroporphyrinogen-III C-methyltransferase, translating into MGKVMLIGAGPGDAQLLTVKGLAALQKADVIVYDRLVEPAMLQERKASCKLIYVGKEPLHHPIPQDEIEQILVREAATNELVVRLKAGDPYVFGRGGEEGETLHKAGIPFEVIPGITSAIGGLAYAGIPVTHRDFASSFHVITGHLKKRRDPLDWEALARLEGTLVFLMGMTNLPNICANLLANGQKPETGVAIVQWASRGKQLTVTGTLQTIEQKVAESGISSPALIVVGDVVSLRPQLNFFEEMPLFHTKVLLPRARAGKSMLAEKIRDLGGEVTMYPNIQVLDILPTKTKAELCETSELLFTSKEAVERFFDYLATLELDIRSLKNTHLTAIGKQTKEAFSEKGIIPDSFIKRRSTELILEHIARFQKNASNLIIGSVVDTAEVSAILSEVKTTEMMPLYDMRPVTERPFDLESFEQICFSSSRSVQNLLDVLTTEEKAILQTKTILSIGRFTSATLQSFGINEFEEAENATPESLIELIQKTKLEGVPQ; encoded by the coding sequence ATGGGAAAAGTCATGTTAATTGGCGCAGGTCCTGGTGATGCACAACTTCTAACAGTAAAAGGATTAGCCGCACTTCAAAAAGCGGATGTTATAGTCTATGATCGCCTCGTTGAACCAGCGATGCTCCAAGAACGAAAAGCTAGTTGTAAACTAATTTATGTCGGAAAAGAACCACTTCATCATCCAATCCCGCAAGATGAAATCGAACAAATTCTTGTAAGAGAAGCAGCAACAAATGAGCTAGTTGTTCGTTTAAAAGCGGGTGATCCGTACGTATTTGGGCGCGGCGGCGAGGAAGGCGAAACACTTCATAAAGCAGGTATTCCTTTTGAAGTCATCCCAGGAATTACTTCAGCTATTGGCGGGCTTGCTTATGCGGGAATTCCGGTCACGCACCGTGATTTTGCTTCTAGTTTTCATGTGATTACAGGTCACTTGAAAAAAAGGCGCGATCCACTAGATTGGGAAGCACTTGCAAGACTCGAAGGAACCCTTGTTTTTCTGATGGGAATGACAAACTTACCTAACATTTGCGCCAATCTACTAGCAAATGGACAAAAACCGGAGACAGGCGTGGCAATTGTACAGTGGGCATCGCGTGGTAAGCAATTAACCGTTACAGGAACTTTGCAAACAATCGAACAAAAAGTAGCAGAATCTGGTATTTCATCTCCTGCGCTTATCGTAGTTGGTGATGTAGTGAGCTTACGTCCACAGCTTAACTTTTTTGAAGAAATGCCACTTTTCCATACAAAAGTATTACTTCCAAGAGCACGCGCAGGTAAAAGTATGCTCGCTGAAAAAATTCGCGATTTAGGCGGAGAAGTAACGATGTATCCAAATATTCAAGTGCTGGATATTCTGCCAACGAAAACAAAAGCAGAATTATGTGAAACTAGCGAACTTCTTTTCACTTCAAAAGAGGCTGTAGAGCGCTTTTTCGATTATCTAGCAACACTTGAGTTGGATATTCGTTCCCTAAAAAATACCCATCTTACCGCTATCGGAAAACAAACGAAAGAAGCATTTAGTGAAAAAGGAATCATTCCAGATAGTTTTATTAAAAGACGGAGCACAGAACTAATTTTAGAGCATATAGCTCGTTTTCAAAAAAATGCTAGCAACTTAATTATCGGTAGTGTTGTTGATACAGCAGAGGTTAGTGCTATCTTATCTGAAGTGAAAACAACCGAAATGATGCCATTGTACGATATGCGTCCAGTGACAGAGCGCCCATTTGACCTCGAAAGTTTTGAACAAATATGCTTTTCCAGTTCTCGTTCAGTCCAAAATCTACTCGATGTACTAACAACCGAAGAAAAAGCGATTTTACAAACGAAAACGATTCTCTCGATAGGAAGATTCACGAGCGCAACCTTGCAGTCATTTGGCATTAATGAATTTGAAGAAGCTGAGAATGCTACACCAGAGAGCTTAATTGAACTAATTCAAAAAACAAAATTAGAAGGAGTACCACAATGA
- a CDS encoding sirohydrochlorin cobaltochelatase, whose protein sequence is MKKAILVVSFGTSYPETREKTIEACEKRVAQEFPEYTVFRAFTSNKIIKKLKTRDNMHINTPSQALNQLKELGYKEVIIQSLHIINGGEFEKITAQVEKFKADFDSIIISQPLLDSKEDYEKAIEAIRHQMPPLKENEALILMGHGSKHHAFSAYACLDHMLLNEPIYLCAVESYPGLDQVIERLKQAKIKKAHLMPFMLVAGDHATNDMASDDEDSWKSILEQAGIETECHLQGLGENPLIQAQFIDHIKVATERVNTRG, encoded by the coding sequence ATGAAAAAAGCCATATTAGTCGTTAGTTTTGGCACTAGTTATCCAGAAACCAGAGAAAAAACCATTGAAGCTTGTGAAAAAAGAGTGGCCCAAGAATTTCCTGAGTACACTGTATTTCGTGCTTTTACATCCAACAAAATTATTAAAAAACTAAAAACCCGTGATAACATGCACATTAACACACCAAGTCAGGCTTTAAACCAGCTAAAAGAACTAGGTTACAAAGAAGTCATTATTCAATCTCTACATATTATTAATGGCGGTGAATTTGAAAAAATTACAGCTCAAGTGGAAAAATTTAAAGCGGATTTTGATTCAATCATCATTAGTCAACCATTACTTGATTCAAAAGAAGATTACGAAAAAGCCATTGAAGCCATTCGCCACCAAATGCCTCCTTTGAAAGAAAATGAAGCATTGATTCTGATGGGCCACGGCTCCAAACACCATGCTTTCAGCGCATATGCTTGCTTAGACCACATGCTTTTAAACGAACCGATTTATCTTTGTGCCGTAGAAAGTTATCCCGGCCTTGATCAAGTGATTGAACGATTAAAACAGGCAAAGATCAAAAAAGCCCATTTGATGCCGTTCATGCTTGTTGCAGGAGATCATGCCACAAATGATATGGCTTCAGATGACGAAGATTCTTGGAAGAGCATATTGGAGCAAGCTGGTATTGAAACTGAGTGCCACTTGCAAGGGCTAGGCGAAAACCCACTTATTCAAGCTCAATTTATCGATCATATCAAAGTAGCAACAGAAAGGGTGAACACGCGTGGCTAA
- a CDS encoding cobalt-factor II C(20)-methyltransferase, protein MAKFYGIGTGPGDSKLVTMEAADRLGKLAILYTPQSKKGGESLAKKIVNPYLKNTLIIKERHFPMSYNKTEKMQAWKEIAEEIKTDVQNGHDVGFITLGDPMVYSTYSYLLELLKGEIETVTLAGISSFSNIASKLELPLVMDEDSFAVIPVTAGAEKIEQALTLFDTIVLMKAASNLPLLTTLLKKLNLLDAAVVVSDVAMATEKITYGMGEINPEEKMSYFTTIIVKKRREQYK, encoded by the coding sequence GTGGCTAAATTTTACGGCATTGGCACAGGTCCAGGTGACAGCAAGCTAGTTACGATGGAAGCTGCTGATAGACTGGGGAAATTAGCGATTCTCTATACTCCCCAATCTAAAAAAGGTGGAGAAAGTTTAGCAAAAAAAATCGTTAACCCATATTTAAAAAACACGCTTATCATCAAAGAACGTCATTTTCCAATGAGTTACAACAAAACAGAGAAAATGCAAGCTTGGAAAGAAATTGCTGAAGAAATCAAAACAGATGTTCAAAACGGACATGATGTTGGTTTCATTACCCTTGGCGATCCAATGGTCTATAGCACTTATAGTTATTTGCTAGAACTTTTAAAAGGTGAAATTGAAACAGTTACACTCGCAGGGATTTCATCATTTTCAAATATCGCCTCTAAATTAGAACTGCCTCTTGTAATGGACGAGGATAGTTTTGCTGTAATCCCTGTAACAGCAGGAGCTGAAAAAATCGAACAAGCGCTCACATTATTTGACACTATTGTCTTAATGAAAGCAGCAAGCAATTTACCCCTTCTTACGACATTACTAAAAAAACTGAATTTGCTTGATGCAGCTGTTGTAGTAAGTGATGTTGCCATGGCGACTGAAAAAATCACTTACGGCATGGGCGAGATAAATCCAGAAGAAAAAATGTCATATTTTACTACGATTATCGTGAAAAAAAGAAGGGAGCAATATAAATGA
- a CDS encoding energy-coupling factor ABC transporter permease, whose translation MHIMEGFLPVKWAVFWLIVFIPFLVLGLIRIRKLIALDKNNKLLLALCAAFIFVLSALKIPSVTGSCSHPTGVGLATVMFGPLVVSVLGVIVLLFQALLLAHGGITTLGANAMSMAVIGPMVGFVVYKLARKLNCNKSVSIFLCAMTADLATYLTTSVQLGVVFPDPASGMMASILKFMAIFCVTQVPIAIAEGLLTVVMYNLISKNLPEKVAQLR comes from the coding sequence ATGCATATCATGGAGGGCTTTTTACCCGTTAAATGGGCAGTCTTTTGGCTAATTGTCTTTATCCCATTCCTTGTACTTGGTTTAATTCGTATTCGTAAATTAATCGCTTTAGATAAAAATAATAAATTACTGTTGGCATTATGTGCAGCCTTTATCTTTGTTCTTTCTGCACTTAAAATCCCGTCCGTTACAGGATCTTGTTCTCATCCGACAGGTGTTGGACTTGCAACGGTTATGTTCGGACCGCTCGTTGTCAGTGTTCTTGGCGTGATTGTCTTACTTTTCCAAGCGCTACTTCTTGCACACGGCGGTATTACTACTCTTGGTGCAAACGCAATGTCGATGGCTGTTATCGGTCCAATGGTTGGTTTTGTCGTCTATAAACTAGCTCGTAAACTAAACTGTAATAAAAGTGTTTCGATTTTCTTATGTGCAATGACAGCTGACCTGGCAACCTACTTAACCACCAGCGTCCAGCTCGGAGTCGTTTTCCCAGATCCAGCATCAGGCATGATGGCTTCTATTCTAAAATTCATGGCAATTTTCTGTGTCACTCAAGTTCCAATCGCGATTGCAGAAGGCTTACTCACTGTAGTTATGTACAATCTTATTAGCAAAAATTTACCAGAAAAGGTGGCACAATTACGATGA
- a CDS encoding energy-coupling factor ABC transporter substrate-binding protein, with protein MKKININIILILLVVLLMVSPFFFNKTGEYGGSDGEAEAEITKIDPSYEPWFEPLYEPKSGEIESLLFTLQGCIGTGIIAYVIGVSRGKRKAENDVNH; from the coding sequence ATGAAAAAAATCAATATTAATATCATTTTAATTTTATTAGTAGTTTTGTTAATGGTGAGCCCGTTTTTCTTCAATAAAACAGGTGAGTACGGGGGATCAGACGGAGAAGCTGAAGCAGAAATCACTAAAATCGATCCAAGCTATGAACCGTGGTTTGAACCTCTTTATGAACCAAAAAGTGGCGAAATTGAAAGCTTATTATTTACCCTGCAAGGTTGCATCGGAACAGGAATCATTGCGTATGTCATTGGTGTAAGTCGTGGCAAGCGGAAAGCTGAGAACGATGTTAACCATTGA
- a CDS encoding energy-coupling factor ABC transporter transmembrane protein — MLTIDKYAYQNRWIAFSPSLKALFYVAILILALTGPVLVQAILFLCMVPLTLYVVKIHFKQYLKWLLLPFSFLLFSLLSILISISKDPSSFLASISIGSFYLGISDVTITTATQVFFRSIACLAATYFFVLTVPVVQLTKVMKQIFIPKVLIELTILIYRFIFIFLEEAAAIRKAQSLRFGYHGIKNSYRSFGMLVNTLFNRVMKRYNEMVITLDVKLYQGEFHI, encoded by the coding sequence ATGTTAACCATTGATAAATATGCTTATCAAAACCGGTGGATAGCTTTTTCGCCATCATTAAAAGCATTATTTTATGTCGCGATTCTAATACTCGCGCTAACTGGCCCTGTGCTCGTACAAGCGATACTATTTTTATGCATGGTGCCACTGACGCTTTATGTTGTTAAAATCCACTTTAAACAATATTTGAAATGGCTCCTTTTACCATTTTCATTTCTACTATTTAGTTTGCTTTCGATTCTTATTTCAATTTCAAAAGATCCAAGTAGTTTTCTTGCTTCAATCTCTATTGGAAGTTTTTATCTTGGTATTTCTGATGTGACGATAACGACAGCAACTCAAGTTTTTTTTCGGAGTATTGCTTGCTTAGCGGCAACATACTTTTTCGTCTTAACCGTTCCCGTGGTACAATTAACGAAAGTGATGAAGCAAATTTTTATTCCAAAAGTGCTTATTGAACTAACGATTTTAATTTATCGGTTCATCTTTATTTTCTTAGAAGAAGCGGCGGCGATTCGAAAAGCGCAGAGCCTACGTTTCGGTTACCACGGCATAAAAAATAGCTATCGTTCATTTGGAATGCTCGTAAATACTTTATTTAATCGCGTAATGAAAAGATATAATGAAATGGTTATAACACTTGATGTGAAGCTATATCAAGGAGAATTTCATATCTAG
- a CDS encoding ATP-binding cassette domain-containing protein, translated as MLKTEHISFQYEDGKQALTDVSIDLDKGNIIGLIGANGSGKSTLFMQLLGINRPTSGTVYFEGKPLAYNKKALFALRKKVSIVFQDPDQQIFYSNVRDDVAFALRNLGISEKEVESRVTNVLETVGATEFQHKPVQYLSYGQKKRVAIAGALVLDTDWLLLDEPTAGLDPIGKKIMMEIIERLAKQGKKILISSHDIDLIYEICDYVYMLKDGTVLTSGETSEVFLEKSHIEQAGLVQPWLIKLHQQAGYPLFKKEADFFAHTGKVIN; from the coding sequence TTGCTTAAAACAGAACATATTTCATTCCAATACGAAGATGGCAAACAAGCCTTAACGGATGTTTCAATCGATTTAGATAAAGGCAATATTATTGGCCTTATTGGTGCGAATGGCTCCGGGAAATCGACCCTTTTTATGCAGCTTTTAGGCATTAATAGGCCAACTTCAGGGACAGTTTATTTTGAAGGAAAACCACTTGCTTACAATAAAAAAGCCTTATTTGCATTGCGAAAAAAAGTAAGTATTGTTTTCCAAGACCCCGACCAACAAATTTTCTATTCCAATGTACGTGATGACGTGGCTTTTGCACTTAGAAACCTAGGTATTAGTGAAAAGGAAGTGGAGTCACGAGTAACAAATGTACTAGAAACAGTTGGTGCGACAGAATTTCAACATAAACCTGTCCAATACTTAAGTTATGGTCAAAAAAAACGTGTCGCTATTGCCGGAGCGCTTGTTCTTGATACAGATTGGTTGCTGCTTGATGAACCAACTGCAGGACTTGATCCGATTGGTAAAAAAATTATGATGGAAATTATCGAACGTCTTGCAAAACAAGGAAAAAAGATTCTCATTTCAAGTCATGACATCGATTTGATTTATGAGATTTGCGATTATGTCTATATGTTAAAAGACGGAACAGTTTTAACAAGCGGGGAGACGAGCGAGGTTTTCTTAGAGAAAAGTCATATCGAACAAGCAGGGTTAGTACAGCCGTGGCTAATCAAATTACACCAACAAGCTGGCTACCCACTTTTCAAAAAAGAAGCCGATTTTTTCGCACATACGGGGAAGGTGATTAATTAA